A window from Manis javanica isolate MJ-LG chromosome 10, MJ_LKY, whole genome shotgun sequence encodes these proteins:
- the MVP gene encoding major vault protein isoform X4 produces the protein MATEESIIRIPPYHYIHVLDQNSNVSHVEVGPKTYIRQDNERILFTPMCMVTVPPHHYCTVANPVSRDAQGCVLFDITGQVRLRHADLEIRLAQDPFPLYPGEVLEKDITPLQVVLPNTALHLKALLDFEDKNGEKVVAGDEWLFEGPGTYIPQKEVEVVEIIQATIIRQNQALRLRARKECCDRDKKERVTGEEWLVRSVGAYLPAVFEEVLDLVDAVILTEKTALHLRARQNFVDFGRVLRHTGEEWLVTVQDTEAHVPDVYEEVLGVVPITTLGPHNYCVILDPVGLDGKNQLGQKRVVKGEKSFFLQPGERLERGIQDVYVLSEQQGLLLRALQPLEEGNDEKKVSHQAGDRWLIRGPLEYVPSTKVEVVEERQAIPLDENEGIYVQDIKTGRVRAVIGSTYMLTQDEVLWEKELLPGVEELLNKGQDPLADRGEKEATRTLQPPAPRNKTRVVSYRVPHNAAVQVYDYREKRARSLYSVVFGPELVSLGPEEQFTVLSLSAGRPKRPHARRALCLLLGPDFFTDVITIETADHARLQLQLAYNWHFELSDWKDPREMAKLFSVPDFVGDACKAIASRVRGAVASVTFDDFHKNSARIIRTAVFGFETPEVKGPESIPQPRDQAVFPQNGLVVSSVDVQSVEPVDQRTRDALQRSVQLAIEITTNSQEAAAKHEAQRLEQEARGRLERQKILDQSEAEKARRELLELEALSTAVESTGAAKAEAESRVEAARIEGEGSVLQAKLKAEALAIETEAELQRVQKVRELELVYARAQLELEVRKAQQLAEVEVKKFRQMTEALGPSTIRDLAVAGPEMQVKLLQSLGLKSTLITDGSTPINLFNTAWGLLGLASEAQPPAKTAAAVPRPQEGSLLQPPLAPHALGSNHMAP, from the exons ATGGCAACTGAAGAGTCCATCATCCGCATCCCCCCATACCACTACATCCACGTGCTGGACCAGAACAGCAACGTGTCCCATGTGGAGGTTGGGCCGAAGACCTACATCCGGCAGGACAATGAGAG GATCCTGTTTACCCCCATGTGCATGGTGACTGTCCCCCCACACCACTATTGCACAGTGGCCAACCCAGTGTCCCGGGATGCCCAGGGCTGCGTGCTGTTTGATATCACAGGACAAGTACGGCTGCGACACGCTGACTTAGAAATCCGGCTGGCCCAGGACCCCTTCCCCCTGTACCCAGGAGAGGTTCTGGAAAAG GACATCACCCCACTGCAGGTGGTCCTGCCCAACACTGCCCTCCATCTCAAGGCATTGCTGGATTTTGAggataagaatggagagaaagtgGTGGCAGGAGATGAGTGGCTATTTGAGGGACCTG GCACATATATCCCCCAGAAAGAGGTGGAGGTAGTGGAGATCATTCAGGCCACAATCATCAGGCAGAACCAGGCCCTGCGGCTGAGAGCCCGCAAGGAGTGCTGCGACCGAGACAAGAAGGAGCGGGTGACAG GAGAAGAATGGCTGGTCCGCTCAGTGGGTGCATATCTCCCAGCAGTGTTTGAGGAGGTTCTGGATTTGGTAGATGCTGTGATCCTTACAGAAAAG ACAGCCCTGCACCTCCGGGCTCGGCAGAACTTTGTGGACTTTGGAAGAGTGCTCCGCCACACTGGGGAGGAGTGGCTGGTGACTGTGCAGGACACGGAGGCCCATGTGCCTGATGTCTACGAGGAGGTGCTGGGCGTTGTGCCCATCACCACCTTGGGCCCCCACAACTACTGTGTGATTCTTGATCCAGTTGGACTGGATGGCAAGAACCAGCTGGGGCAAAAGCGTGTTGTGAAG GGAGAGAAGTCTTTTTTCCTCCAGCCAGGAGAGAGGCTCGAACGAGGCATCCAGGATGTGTATGTGCTGTCAGAGCAGCAGGGACTGTTGCTGAGGGCCCTGCAGCCCCTGGAGGAGGGCAACGATGAGAAGAAGGTCTCACACCAGGCAGGGGACCGCTGGCTTATTCGGGGACCCCTGGAGTATGTACCTTCTACCAAAGTGGAGGTGGTGGAAGAGCGTCAGGCCATCCCTCTGGATGAGAATGAAGGCATCTATGTGCAGGACATCAAGACCGGAAGG GTGCGTGCTGTGATCGGAAGCACCTACATGCTGACCCAGGACGAAGTCCTGTGGGAGAAAGAGCTCCTCCCTGGGGTGGAGGAGCTGCTGAACAAGGGACAGGACCCTCTGGCAGACAGGGGTGAGAAGGAGGCAACCAGGACCCTTCAGCCTCCTGCTCCGCGGAACAAGACCCGTGTGGTAAGCTACCGTGTGCCTCACAACGCTGCTGTGCAGGTGTATGACTACAGAGAGAAGAGAGCTCG CTCCCTCTACAGCGTGGTCTTTGGGCCTGAGCTGGTGTCACTGGGTCCTGAGGAGCAGTTCACAGTGCTGTCCCTCTCGGCAGGGCGGCCCAAGCGTCCCCATGCCCGCCGTGCGCTCTGCCTGCTGCTTGGGCCTGATTTCTTCACAGATGTCATCACCATCGAAACAGCAGACCATGccaggctgcagctgcagcttgcCTACAACTG GCACTTTGAGCTGAGTGACTGGAAGGACCCCCGAGAGATGGCCAAGCTCTTCTCAGTGCCTGACTTTGTGGGTGATGCCTGCAAGGCCATTGCATCCCGTGTGCGGGGGGCTGTGGCCTCTGTCACCTTTGATGACTTCCATAAGAATTCAGCCCGCATTATTCGCACTGCTGTTTTTGGCTTTGAGACTCCAGAAGTCAAGGGGCCTGAAAGCATACCCCAGCCCCGAGACCAGGCTGTCTTCCCCCAGAATGGACTGGTGGTCAGCAGTGTGGATGTGCAGTCGGTAGAGCCCGTGGATCAGAGGACCCGGGATGCCCTACAGCGCAGTGTGCAGTTGGCCATTGAGATCACCACCAACTCCCAGGAGGCAGCTGCCAA GCACGAGGCTCAGAGACTGGAGCAAGAAGCCCGTGGCCGGCTTGAGAGGCAGAAGATCTTAGACCAATCAGAAGCTGAGAAAGCACGAAGGGAACTCTTGGAGCTGGAGGCGCTGAG CACTGCTGTGGAGAGCACTGGGGCAGCCAAGGCAGAGGCAGAGTCCCGTGTGGAGGCGGCACGCATAGAGGGAGAAGGCTCCGTGCTGCAGGCCAAGCTGAAAGCAGAGGCCTTGGCCATTGAGACG GAAGCTGAACTCCAGCGGGTACAGAAAGTGCGGGAGCTAGAACTGGTCTATGCCCGGGCCCAGCTGGAGCTGGAGGTGCGCAAGGCCCAGCAGCTGGCTGAGGTGGAGGTGAAGAAGTTCAGGCAGATGACAGAGGCGCTGGGTCCCAGCACCATCAGGGACCTTGCTGTGGCTGGCCCAGAGATGCAG GTAAAactgctccagagcctgggccTGAAATCAACCCTCATCACCGATGGCTCCACTCCCATCAACCTCTTCAACACTGCCTGGGGGCTTCTGGGTCTAGCGTCTgaggcccagcccccagccaaAACAGCAGCGGCAGTACCCAGACCCCAAGAGGGCTCACTTCTTCAGCCCCCTCTTGCCCCTCATGCTCTTGGCAGCAACCATATGGCACCTTAG